Genomic DNA from Electrophorus electricus isolate fEleEle1 chromosome 23, fEleEle1.pri, whole genome shotgun sequence:
ACCTGGGTTGGCAGGCTTATTTTTGTCCCCTTTTTATTGTCTCCCCAGATACCAGCTATGCTAAGAACAAGGACGATGGCCAGTGGTATTACTTTGATGACAGTAAAGTTACTTGTGCAAATGAGGAACAAATTGTGGTAAAAGTGAATTGTATACTTTGCTTTTGTGTAATGGTGCGGTATTTTATATTACCTGATGTTACATATCCAGTTGAAATCAATTTTTCTTGATACTACTTTGCACCAAATGAATCTGGTAGGAGGTCATCCACTGTAAGTTGTAGTTCACATTCTTTTGATTGAATGTAGAAGTCTGCAAGAATTACAGCAGCCAGAGAATGTTTAAGTATGCTGTTGAAATTAATATGGATAttgactcactcactctctctctcagaccaaTGCTGCCTATGTGCTGTTCTACCAACGCCAAGACAAGATTCGCCAGCCCACCCTCCCTGCCCCTGATGATCACATCACTTCCTTCAACCATGATGGACTGGCCGGAGCCATGGAGTTAGACTGAAACAGCACtgttcatgcttttgtttgtttttctctcgcCTTCCTCCCTTCTCCCTCTTTGTTTCCATTCGGGCCCACTCTCAGGTTAACGGGGgagtttgtttttagtttgtcATCTTTTGTTGGTGGGTTGGTTGTTTTtacaaagaataataaaaaaacttgAACCTCTTGCCTCTCGTCTAACCACCACAGGAGGTGAGGGGCAGAGGCTACTCTCTCAGGCAGGTGCAGAGGTATCATGGGTAGGGTACTGCGGGTTGTAGTTCTTTCTTTACGCGAAGCACACAGGAACTGGTTTAGCTGGTGGTGGTAGGCTGACGCGTAGCCTGATTTGTTTGCATTGTGTcgtctgtttggttttttttgtttgttttttttgttttttttcttttcctcctttgATGTGGATTTAAGAGTTTGCATGGGCTTGTGGGTTGTGTGAGTTTGGGATGTAGGAGTGTTATGCTGCCATTTATCACTTGTTCTAGTTAGTGACTGCTTTTTAGATGAACTGATTTTCTTTCAACCACATCCTTAGACTGTGTTCGTAAAGATGGATAGCCGATTTAGTGCACAAGTGTGGAGGTCAAGTTCAGAAAGTAAAAAATCCTCTCCAGGATTTTCATCTGTCTGGATTTACTTAGTTCAAGACAGATGGTGGAACTAATCTGTGGAATCTGTTGGGTGATACAAAATCAAGGGCTCAATAATGCTCCAATCCAAATACACATCCTTGTTCCTAAAGGAACTAGAAAGCTACGGTTGTGGCTTTAAGCAAGCCATAAGTCAGTTGGAATTCTCCAtttattttgttacttttttccTGAAACTaggcatgatttttttttttttttttatgcagtttATGGTGGCCCTTGATTCAGTTACACTTGAAGTTATTCTGGGTTCAGTGTTGTAAACTGTGAATGCAGCCTCGTGTGGGATCGGCCAAGTGTAGCACTatgcttctgcttctttttcttaCTCATTTCGAAGGCGTACTTCACACAGGCTTACCAGCGCAGCAAACGGGGACCAGCCGCCATCAGGATGCTCCTGCAAGCTATGATGCCCTGCCTGCCAACTTTTATTAACTATTGGTCAAACTGTTCAGTTTAACCTAACACTAGACTTTAAAGGCTTTTGAATGGAGAGCTACAACTGATTATGTAATTCAGTTCAAAAATAGGATAGTCTGGATTCTGgtccattttctttatatttttaaaattgcctTCAAGAAAGAGATTCATAATGCAGTTTATTTGGgcagtttcatttttgttgttttgtgtctcAGTATGGACTGTTACTGTCAAATGCTGGGGGTTGTGGGtggtctgtttctcttttgaaTGCTGGAACATGCTTTAAAGAGAGTTTGGCTCAAAATTTTCACATGGCTAATAACTAATGAAGGCTTATAGCCTTTGTACTTTTACAGCCATCTTGGCATTTTTTGATCGTTATTCTTCTTAAGCTTGGGTTGAGCCCTTTCTTCCCTCTCACATGTATCAGGGACAGGGTCGTCAGAAATGTAACTGTTGGAATACGATTTCTGCGAACCTCTAAGATTCGCATACTGTGCAAAAGTATTTTAGGTGACTGTGTGAAAATAGCTTTGTGTCTACTCACTCACTTGTAagctatttatttttcataactGTCAGATGCAGACAGTGAGTGAGTTTTAATTCTGATTCCAGCACATCTATGTCTCTGCTGTGCAAAGCAGGAGCACAatctttttcccccctctttttGTATTTGTCATTTACCATTGGGAAAGAACCCCTGTTgcaggacacaaacagacatattTTTCAGcaacatttgtatttatatCTTTAATGAAAGGGTTTGAAACAAATGAGGATACAAATATTGCATTCTTTTTCATTAATTGTGTGCAATTTATAATGGACTCTTTGGAGCAATGAGAATATTTCAGTAAAGTGCTTTCTGGATAGAGCtcttaatgatttttaaaaacatctgtaCAGTATTTTTGTATCATAATATCTTTGATCATGTGGATCAGATGCTGGGGTGGGTgaactttcattttattttgttaatagatgaaatatatatataattgtatacTCATGTTTTGATATGAATAAATCATTGTGGTATTGAGGTTTAGATTTTATGCTTTGATATTTCATGGATGTTTGACTTCCATCACTTCACTTTACCTCGAACAGAATCTGGGATCTTGTTAAGAAGCTCTCATAAAGTCTTCCTGTTATCACCAATTGTTACTCCCCTTGGGTACTTGCAGTATTCAGCTATTTGGACCACCCATCAAAAAAGTGATGTCTTATTTAATACCTTTGGCAGCCTCTTATTATTTAGCTTGTTCCTCATAGTGGGGGGAGAATTGCTCTAAATAACCATTGCTGCAGACAGAGGGATCAGTCTGTTCGCATTTTTGTTTGAATTACTGGAGTTTAAACTTTTCCAGCTTGTTTAACAAATGGTGAATGATGAACTGTCTTCCACATTTTCAAAAGTAGAGGcctgcaatttttaaaatgtttttaaaatattgctgGATAAGAAACCGTATCATTGTGTAATTTTAGACATTCCATTCCAGCTTTTATCTGAAAAGACATCCATAGCCTAACTCCCGTTGCACTAAGATGGGTACTTCAGCTGGGCAGGCCTGGTGTCTTCTTGGCATCTACTCCAAAATGCTTAAGTTAAAGCTCAAAAGTGTTGTTCTAAGCATCACAGTAGGATCAATATCTTACATGTATGCATTAAACATGTATGTAAAGCATCCCATTTCTGACCAGCACAAATTGATTCAGTTCTGAATATTCAACTGAATATGCAACTGAATATTCAAAATCCTTCCACTGCTCACTTTAATCTCCAGCTGTAGAACAGGCTAAAGCAACTGCCACAGTATTCCAGTCCAGTCTGCATGCTTGGGCCATATGCTGTGATCCATAGTATATTTCTGCACAATGTTCAGCAAATAACTTGATCACCAAATTGGCATAGatctgtgtgaaatgtgttgGTCAAGCAGTCATCCATGCAAAACTATCCTGTATAGAAATTATGCTCTGAATAAAAGACTAAGTTGGCTTGTGAAGTGTCTTCTCTTGACCACATGGGTTATGTATGCGTAAAACTGAATTGTTTTCCTACAATTGTTTGATTAATTTCCACATGAATCACCCCTAAAAATATGTGGTGAACTGCACTTACCATTTAATCAGCTTCATCAGACATCAGGCCAGATTCATTTCTAGATCACCAAGGGTGCcataaaaatgttcatgaaGTTGCTTTATTCCATCATTTGTGACATTTTCAGGCATGTTGGCACTGATCAGACTctagtttttacattttttttttacaagaagAGACAATTGAAGATGAAGGAAGGCACAGGTGGTATGAGAGGACTAGCTGTGAAAAAAGAACCCAAATTAAATCCTTGGTTCAAAACACACTACCAGCCACAGTAATACTGAAGACGTGTTATAATATGTTGTGCATTAATGAAAGTGCATACTAGGTGAGTGGCAGAAGAAATTGCAGTTCATTAGTACTTCCCAAACACTCTTTACATTCACAAGCACTCAATAAAGGGATAAATCTATCAAATTGCTCTTCAATGATCTGGtccaaatataaatataatgaatttgaaatatatttcaGATACAAATCATCCAATAACAATAAAGTGCCAATCAAGCAAGcaacatttcaaatgttattGGACAATCACAAAATGACATCACTGGCAAACTCAGCGGAAGTTCAGGTCTTTGGACAGTAACTCCTCCTCGACTTTCTCCAAGGCCCACTTGTGTTCAACAATCTCCAGAGCTTCCCATTCACTCTGGAACACAGGGATTAAAGGGCTGTTTGAAGGGTTTGAAAAAAAGATAACCAGCCCAAGATATAAAGAATTTCCAAAGCATGCACTTGTAAATACAAAAGAACAGCATCTGCCTCGCAGTTTAGAGACAGTTACAAACCACAAAGTCCtgacttagaaaaaaaaaaaaaaaacgaggtCTGGGACTGCAACTACACTTTGGTTAACCCAATATgactgatggggggggggagtcctTCACTAGCCAGTGTGCTCCAAGTAAAAGCAGTTTtgaaatcaatacattttaaattcataaaCAATGTATTATATAAATGCTCTAGAGGTGTTATAGTATTTAATTCAGCATTGCTCACCTTGAAGGCCTTGTTAGAGTCAGGTGGCATTGCCATAGCTGCTCCAGTCATTTGTTCCTGCATAATTCTTGACTGGTCAGCAGCTGTAAACATGCATAACCATCACGAATGGATTTTGATGAATCTATTAAGTATCGGTGACTGAAATTAAGTCTGGTTTCAGGCATGATCCTGCATCCAATTTCAAGAAATTCTGTTCAAAATGGATCAATAATCTGTGAGTCATGCACACCCTCAGTGAAGCATGTGTATAACCAAGAGTCAAATGAGCTCACCATTGTCCTGTCCAAGTATAAGAGAGTACATGCTCCGAAGCCCAAAGACATTGAGAAAGTACCAAGAGGCTGAACTCACCCTGCAAAAAATAAGATGGGTACAAACATTCTGCACACTAAAAAGTAACCACTATAAAGAAAAGCTTTAAGATGTACAATGGCGCTTTACAGGACTTTGCAccaaaatgtcaacattttaggcacacgcacaaaaatattttaaccacAGACCATTCTGAAAGGATCATGTTAATACATCTCTTATCCATTTGCTATTTGTGGCGGTTGGTGGACAAGCTATTGTTTTAGGTAataaagaacagagaggagggacCAAACATGTAGGTATCCAACCAAAGAGGCAGCAGCAGTTATGTACCAGGATGCATCCAGCGACAACAATTCAATCCCTCTCTGCAGCATGGGTTTAAATCTCAGAGTCAATGGGAAGGGGACCTTTGCTGTGGGAAAAGAAGCAAGCACAGTTGTGCTGGTCAAACCAAAGTTATGGAACAAGAGTGGACATAAGCTTTTAAATTAAGGCTTCCTTTCTTTTGGGCAACATTACTCAAGAAAGCTTTGAACAACTTTCAAACTGTAACTTATTTTTAATCTCTTTCTTTAGGTTCAGTGCTAGATTGCCAGTGCACTGGAGTATTGGTGAAGAATAttccttatttaaaaatgttgcattgCACAAACGTAAATTTTGGAACCTGCAGACAAATTATACAAAACGTAATGCATGAGCGGTCAGGCCATTAAAGAGGACCACGGACAGAGTTATGCTTtcctagagcatgaggagagacagggatgGCTCTACTCACTGGTAACAAACCCAGAGAAAGCCCAATTGATCCATCCACCTATTAAAATCATTGGCAGCACGTTGGTGAGGTTTCCTTTCATCATGTCAGTCAACATGCTGGTATCTGAAAGAGACAGGTTAAATCTGTGTGTCATTTTCAACTGTAGCACTACAGATTTTAAAGCACCTCACgtagtgtgttcagtgctgGGGAGCCGAAAACACCAGTCCCAGTTTAAAGCAAACCCACTCTGCATTAGTTAGATAAGCCCTTTACCAGTCATAGGGTTTTTGGGCACCACTTTTCTCTTGACCTTCTTGAAGAATCCTGTTTCAGCATTGTTGAAGTAATGTTTTCGCATGGCAAATGACTGGAACAGGACAGAGACCAAATGACAATCAGAACAGAGAATAATTTAGTTAATAACTTAAAAGACATTCTACTCAAAACCAGCTATTATGGTGACATATTACATTTCTATTGTTACcttttatatacacaattaATCCGCACTGTTATTAATCGTGAACACAGAAAATATTGGTACCTGTTTGGGGAGGTATTTCCCATTCTCTCTCAATATACGGCTACGCATTAACACCTGGCTGCAAACAAATCGGTGAATAAATCGGCATGTACCTTAAACATTAACAAATTGGTTTTAGCAGCAAATTCTTTTGAAGATATCTTAGCTACCTGTCAGACACTTGTTCGAGGTCTACTTTTTTATCGCTTTGTAGAAGTTGAGTGACATAATGACGCAGAACACCAACAATAAATGTGATAAAGACTATGGGCAGAACTACCCACAAACGGATACTGGAGTCCAACAGCAGCTCAGGTCCAGCCATACTGGGGCCAAGCAAGTGCTCTCAATTGAAAAGATAGGCTAGCCAGCTAGCAGTCGAGCTAACAAAGTCATTAATTACACTGGCCCTTTATCGTTGTTAAAATTAAAGCATGGACCAATAGTACATCTTAAACGATTTATATACagtctaaaaaataaaatcagatggCATGCTATCTATCTAGAGCAGATATCTTAAAAACCTAGCTAAGCAAGCTAACCCTAACTAAACTTTTCATGGGTATGCTAGTTAGATAACCTTAGCCTTTAAACCTAGACAGCTACAGTTAGTGTTTTTTaagtaaagaaaaaacatcTAAGTAGCCAGTTATTTCGTAAACTACACCACAGCAGCCATCTAAGTGTCTACTTTCCTGCTAGCTTCAGTAATAGTGCACCACACGGACAGCAGCCTAGCTAGTTCATCTGCTGGCTAACTTTTTGACCTTTGAATTACAGAAACTATATATTTAGCATATACTTAGTTTCCCTCGACGTAagatatagtatagtataaatAAAGTAATGTGAAACGATGGCTGCCGTGTAAATTGATGTTTTCAaagtataaattatttaaaaatatatttttatatgcgCCATTTCCACCTGCTGGGCAACGTCACTTCCTATATCTTGTTAGCAAGTTGATGAGCACCCGAGATAGTCTCAGATGGTTAGGGTTTTTGCAATGGAAACGTTGAATTAATTTATGTACTATCTGAATTAGAAATATCGCTGCTCTAACAGCATTAAGCATACCAAAATGAAatcttgctagctagctagcttctaTGGCTGTGTTAGCTACTAGATGACTAGGTGTTTTGGTAAACTAGCAAACCAAATGAAAGTCTAACATTGATGCGAAGGACGATTGTGGAGTACATACTTTGGTATGGTCTGTGATCAGAGTTAGTTAAAGTTCATGAATGTGTATTAAGATTGTTATTGTTTTACACAATGACGTCTGGCAAGCCTTCAATTGATGCAAAGGTACTGCAATATGAAACCTTTCTCGATGACGTGTTGAAGCGTGATCTACAGTAAGTATACAGTGACAACGTTACAATTAAAATCAGCATTTTTGACCTCAGTCTTTATTTGACGTGTTCATCTATTACTAGGACGGTTCTGGAGCAAAGAGATGGTGTGTATGAAAAAATTGCACAATACCTTCAACTGAAGAATACAATTAAAAGTATTCAGGTAAATGACTCTCATGTTGCCTCTAACCTTACCCCACCAACAGTACCAGAACCTGGCCAAAATCAGATCGAATAATGTGTGACTTAATGGCTTGTGAaaagtttttcagttttcagagTTGACTGTTTATCCTTTACTCCTTTCAGGAAGCAGGTAGCAAAGAACTAAAGACGGATGTTGATCTTGGCTGTAATTTCTATATTCAAGCTCATGTGTACGTGGAGTTTTCTTTCATATGatattatgttttttgtttttatattttgatgtCAGACTGATTTCTagttgtcatttatttttaaattcatttcatttcagaccTGATGCGTCCAAAATCTTTGTTGCAGTTGGATATGGATTTTTTGTTGAACTCACACATTCTGAAGCACTGACATTCATAGAGAAGAAGACCAGCCAGCTTACAGAGTAAGAGATTATTCAAAATAGTTGTGATtaatgttttgatgaatcagttttttttctctgtccatctgAGATGTTCTTATTTGGATATTCCAGATATAGTGAGGTTCTTTCTAAAGATGCAGCAAAGATCAAAGCAAACATTCGCATGGTTTTGGAGGTAGACATTTTTACTTGAGTTTGGATGAAGTcacattctttttctttgttgaCTGATATAAACAGACTCAGCAAATGAAACATCTCCAGCAAtgaatgtattgtttttccCCTCACAGGGTTTAAGGGAACTACAGGGTCTGAAAGATCTTCCTGAAACACAAAGAAGAGAGGTGTTTTAGTACAGATTTGATTCAGGGCTGCATCCCTGGCAGACAGTTATATTTTTGAGACGTAATGTATGATTTGAGTTGGGTCTTAATTTTATATACCGTAACCATTGTGTAGTTCAGTGGGACTTGGTTTCCTAACAGGTTATACTGTTGAGCTGCAAAATATGTTCAATAAAGTGCATCATCTTTTGAATAAATAAGTTCTATAATCTCTTTTTTGTTGGGACTGTGAAGGCTAATGCCTATGACAATGACTAATTTCTGCTTGCAAAGGTGACTCATGCCTCCTCACTGATGATTTGGTCTTCTGATGTAGTCCATCTTTGGCACTCATAGGTTTCACTCGGCAGACCAATTCCAGTAGTGTTGACATTTTATCACTGTGTTATGTGCTTTTCTTCAATAGctgttctttatttctttgGTTTCAGTTAGAACAATTGCAGAGGGTTAATCAAACTTTGTTCTGGTTGATGCACGTATCAGAACTGATGCtgttcacatttaaatgaagaatGAAGTCCCAGAAAAGTGGACATAGTCATTTTCGATAACTCTTCCATGCTGATGCAAGGGAATCAACTccagcataaacacacaattcGAAATATTATACAATCATTCACCAGTAGCTTTTGAgtcttttgctgttttgtttaaagcaataaaacatttagtcTAGTGCAATCTGCACAGTTATGTTCAAGAGTTTTACTTCTCTAAATTCAGTCTATCCAGGTAAATATTTCTAGTcttttatgctgtattaattCAGTGGACACATTTGAGCATTGAACCCTAAGATTCAAATTTACTGTAACCTCGTAGTTTACTCTTCTGTAATGTGCAGCAATAATCACATTCATTTTGTAAGACCCAGGCAGTACAATGTCTGAAAGAATGTTTAATTATATCAAttgacaaatgtttttaattgtcCAATGACTTTATTCAAGGTTGTATTAAGCCTGTATGAACTTACATAAATATTGCAAAGCAATTTAGCAAACATAGCCTGAAACTGGTGTAGAAGTATGAAAAAACAAGTTGATTTGAAAATCTCATATTATGTGCAGTTCGGTGTGATTtctttgtg
This window encodes:
- the zgc:86609 gene encoding TMCO1/EMC3 family protein, with protein sequence MAGPELLLDSSIRLWVVLPIVFITFIVGVLRHYVTQLLQSDKKVDLEQVSDSQVLMRSRILRENGKYLPKQSFAMRKHYFNNAETGFFKKVKRKVVPKNPMTDTSMLTDMMKGNLTNVLPMILIGGWINWAFSGFVTTKVPFPLTLRFKPMLQRGIELLSLDASWVSSASWYFLNVFGLRSMYSLILGQDNAADQSRIMQEQMTGAAMAMPPDSNKAFKSEWEALEIVEHKWALEKVEEELLSKDLNFR
- the uxt gene encoding protein UXT, translating into MTSGKPSIDAKVLQYETFLDDVLKRDLQTVLEQRDGVYEKIAQYLQLKNTIKSIQEAGSKELKTDVDLGCNFYIQAHVPDASKIFVAVGYGFFVELTHSEALTFIEKKTSQLTEYSEVLSKDAAKIKANIRMVLEGLRELQGLKDLPETQRREVF